DNA from Borreliella garinii:
TAATTCAACAGAAGCTACTGTAAACTCCGAGCTTACCTCTGTAACAATACGCTGCATAGTAGATACTAAAATATCTTTTGCAACTTTATCTGCTAATAACTGGGCTTCCTGTTCGCTTTTATTAATAATAAGTTGAGCATCTCTTCTGGATTCATGCTCAACTTTTTCAATTACAATTTTTCTTGCATCTTCTCTTGTAAGACCAGAAATATTCTCCAATCTTTTAACAAGATCTGCCTCTTTTTCTCTTATTGCTTTTTCTTTTTGTTCAAATTCTTTAATTTTAAAATCAACTCTAGACTGCTGTTTATCAAGAGCAGATATCCTCTTGTCTAAGGTTTCTTCTCTTTGTAACAATCTTTTTTCTAGATTAACAATCTCATTTTTCCGATCTCTTATATCCCTATCTTGCTGGTTTTTTTCTTTAAGCATTTGAGATTTTGCATTAGCAATAATTTGCTTTCTTTCATTTTCTATCTCTAATTGTGATTCTACCCTTACTTTTGTCAGATTTTTTTCTAAATCTAATAAAGACAATCTACCTAAAAAAACTCTTACTAAAAATCCTAATATAAAGCCAGCAAAAATAGAAGAAAAAATAATATATGTCATATCATTTAACTCCTATGCTGTTTAAAAGCAATTTAAACTTTAATCTTTAAAACAGTGTGTAATTATTAATTATTCAACTTTTAAAGGCTTTTCAACTAATTCTAGGATAGCCATTTCAGCCGCATCTCCATATCTTTTTCCTAATTTAATCATCCGAGTATACCCACCATTTCTTTGCCTAAAAACAGGAGAAATTTTTGTAAACAGCTTATTTAAAATATACTTATCATGTATAAATTTTGATACTTCCCGTCTATTATGAACAGTATCAACTTTTGCCCTTGTAATTAATCTTTCAGCAAATCTTTTAACTTCAAACAATTTTGCCTTAGTAGAAGAAATTTTTTCATGTTTTAAAAAAGAAATTATCATATTTTTTAAAAGTGCTCTCCTATGACTAGATTTCCTACTTAACCTATTAAAACCTAATTTTGTTTTCATGAAATAACCTAAACTCTCCTTTTATTCCGATATTTTAACATTCTTACTCAATACAGATAAAGCATCTTCTTTAGACATTCCTAAAAACAATTGATAAGAACTAAGTTTTTCGACTATCTCTTCTAAACTTTTTTTCCCAAAATTTCTTGCCTTAGAAAGCTCTTCTGCATTTTTACTAATAAGTTCCCCTAAAGTTCTAACATTTTCTTTAGCCAAACAATTTAAAGATCTGACTGACAAATCCAATTTTTCAATACTCATATCAAGTAAGTTAGAACTTTCTGATTTTGATTTCTCAAAAGATGTATTAACATTATCTTCAAAATCTACAAGGGGAAATAAAAACTCTCTTATTATTGATGCGGCCTTTTTTATAGCATCTTTGGCAGAAATCACGCCTGTAGTCCAAATTTCCATTACAAGCTTGTCATAATCTGACCTTTGTCCAACCCTAGTATCTTCTACAGAGTATGAAACTTTCTCTATAGGCGAAAATATAGAATCTAAAGCAATAACATTAACTTCTTCTAAATACTTGGAATTTTGCTCAGAAGACACATAGCCTCTACCATAGTTAATTTGAAATTC
Protein-coding regions in this window:
- the rplQ gene encoding 50S ribosomal protein L17, with the protein product MKTKLGFNRLSRKSSHRRALLKNMIISFLKHEKISSTKAKLFEVKRFAERLITRAKVDTVHNRREVSKFIHDKYILNKLFTKISPVFRQRNGGYTRMIKLGKRYGDAAEMAILELVEKPLKVE
- a CDS encoding DNA-directed RNA polymerase subunit alpha, which produces MPVEKFLKDFTIPEKIEFLKSQGDGSYGKFTIYPFERGFGVTIGNTLRRVLLSSIEGYAITAMRIQSNNKDSSSKVVSSEFDLIPGVSEDTLEVIANIKNIHLKLGEGEQRKTISFSVSGKDTKVLKASHFERDGVEVFNRDLVIATLSQDVNLDLEFQINYGRGYVSSEQNSKYLEEVNVIALDSIFSPIEKVSYSVEDTRVGQRSDYDKLVMEIWTTGVISAKDAIKKAASIIREFLFPLVDFEDNVNTSFEKSKSESSNLLDMSIEKLDLSVRSLNCLAKENVRTLGELISKNAEELSKARNFGKKSLEEIVEKLSSYQLFLGMSKEDALSVLSKNVKISE